One Alnus glutinosa chromosome 13, dhAlnGlut1.1, whole genome shotgun sequence genomic window, AACCAAGTTCCATACTTCACCAATCTTCTTAGTGTGGATAGTGTTGATGACCTATTCATAGAAACTACAAGTACAATGTTTGAACATGAAGAGTCTTCACCACAAATGGAGGAGGAGGTTgaagtcattgttaaaaaaacatTACGGGGTGGCAACTTCAGCATGGACGAAGACAATATGCTAATATCTTCGTGGATTGAAATTACCATGGATGCGGTTCAAGGAAATGAACAAAAACATAAGAAATATTGGGGTAGAATTTGGGAGTACTTTCATGGGCACAAAACCTTTAATTCGAACCGTAATCCGAAATCTTTAATGAATAGGTGGTCTGTGATTCAACAAGCGGTAAATAAGTTTTGTGGTTACTTAGCCCAAGTTGAATTAAGGCCTCAAAGTGATATGAATGAGCAAGATAAGGTATGTTCTAATTATGACTGCTTATCAATATGAATTTGAATATGTTctatttattccaaaagcttctaattaggttaattttttttaattttttcagattGGGAAGGCAAAACTCATGTATCACGAGCTTCAAGGGATGACATTTCACTTTGAACATTGTTGGTTATTGTTGAGGTTTCATCCAAAATGGCTGGCTCATAA contains:
- the LOC133853982 gene encoding uncharacterized protein LOC133853982 yields the protein MDSNQVPYFTNLLSVDSVDDLFIETTSTMFEHEESSPQMEEEVEVIVKKTLRGGNFSMDEDNMLISSWIEITMDAVQGNEQKHKKYWGRIWEYFHGHKTFNSNRNPKSLMNRWSVIQQAVNKFCGYLAQVELRPQSDMNEQDKIGKAKLMYHELQGMTFHFEHCWLLLRGRRGLTRSFINLERPIGRKAEKNKRKNTKKTNPGVVVILNDINEDKKKKTRLFEEAREQDKEMFLLKKEEVRLKQEELLFKQDEVRLRDGELRLREKALRLKEEREEKEFMFMDTSHLNEDGQEYVCRRRKAILEGQKDNP